A window of Ipomoea triloba cultivar NCNSP0323 chromosome 2, ASM357664v1 contains these coding sequences:
- the LOC116009663 gene encoding protein LURP-one-related 12-like, with protein MKSGAVVDEGYIYNEEKHLTVLKTSLFFAGDGFSAYDCSGQLVFRVDTYGPDSRDRTELVLMDAAGKCLLTVRKKRPSLHHRWEGYLGERMEGEKPIFSVRRSSIIGRSGVTVEVYHTPSEEYHIEGCFAQRSCTIYNADKQSVAEIRRKVDASSKTVLGKDVFSLTLNPGFDGAFAMGLILVLDQIDGDDPFLNDHDNRVDVDPTCVEPTISP; from the exons atgAAGAGCGGAGCGGTTGTAGACGAGGGATACATATACAATGAAGAGAAGCATCTCACTGTTCTCAAAACTTCCCTTTTCTTCGCCGGCGACGGCTTCTCCGCCTACGACTGCAGCGGCCAACTTGTCTTCCGTGTCGACACCTACGGCCCCGACTCCCGTGACCGGACCGAACTCGTTCTCATGGACGCCGCCGGAAAGTGCCTTCTAACCGTCCGCAAAaag AGGCCGAGTCTGCATCACAGATGGGAAGGGTATTTAGGGGAGAGAATGGAGGGGGAGAAGCCAATCTTCAGCGTGCGGCGGTCGTCGATAATCGGACGGTCGGGCGTGACGGTGGAGGTGTACCACACTCCAAGCGAAGAGTACCACATCGAAGGCTGCTTCGCCCAGCGGAGCTGCACCATCTACAACGCCGACAAGCAATCGGTTGCCGAGATTCGCCGCAAAGTTGACGCTTCCTCCAAGACGGTGCTCGGTAAAGACGTGTTCTCGCTCACACTCAATCCCGGCTTTGACGGGGCCTTCGCCATGGGGCTAATCCTCGTGCTGGACCAGATCGATGGCGATGATCCTTTCCTCAACGACCACGATAATCGGGTGGACGTGGACCCCACCTGTGTTGAGCCCActatttcaccttaa
- the LOC116011136 gene encoding cucumber peeling cupredoxin-like, with product MEMNRVLCMAVLGALAMATMLQPGTAQTAHVVGDNIGWAVPSNGAAAYSNWASGKTFNVGDILVFNFATNQHDVLRVPKASFDGCTSANAIGNAIMNGPANVTLDSAGEHYYICTFGTHCQAGQKLAITVTGNGAPAPNRPPTAPTPSTPTTPSPTSSAPCPPTADAPSPTHSTSPGVARSTPSSPDSSSPAVVAGFLFTLASVALALFV from the exons ATGGAGATGAATAGGGTTTTGTGCATGGCTGTTCTTGGGGCTTTGGCCATGGCTACTATGCTGCAACCTGGAACTGCCCAAACGGCGCATGTTGTTGGGGATAACATTGGTTGGGCTGTTCCTTCAAATGGTGCTGCCGCATACTCAAACTGGGCTTCTGGCAAGACATTCAACGTTGGAGACATCTTAG TGTTTAATTTTGCGACAAACCAACACGACGTGCTCCGAGTACCGAAAGCATCGTTCGATGGATGCACCTCTGCCAACGCCATCGGCAATGCCATCATGAACGGACCGGCGAACGTGACGCTTGACTCCGCCGGGGAGCACTACTACATTTGCACCTTCGGCACGCATTGCCAGGCAGGCCAGAAGCTAGCCATAACTGTCACCGGCAACGGCGCTCCGGCGCCTAATCGTCCTCCTACTGCGCCTACGCCATCCACCCCTACTACGCCTTCTCCGACTTCATCTGCTCCGTGCCCGCCCACCGCCGACGCTCCTTCACCCACCCATTCGACCTCTCCGGGGGTGGCCAGGAGCACTCCGTCTTCGCCGGATTCTTCCTCGCCAGCGGTGGTTGCTGGTTTCTTGTTCACCTTGGCCTCCGTTGCCCTTGCCTTGTTTGTGTAA